Proteins from a single region of Candidatus Puniceispirillum marinum IMCC1322:
- a CDS encoding beta strand repeat-containing protein: MADTSFFGATGTTASTQNTIQTSVDAAAASASAATTAQIVAQAARDTALSHKNAAATSETNAAASAVTANQNAANTTAVANIASDVTAVAGKATQVGLLGTSDAIADMNTLGTSAIVADMGALADRVSQMALLGTSDAVADMNTLGTSAIVADMDALADRVSQMDLLGTSDAVSDMNTLGTSDVVSDMNTLGTSSNVTNMNTLAGIASNITTTAGIASAVSSVAADATDIGAVAGKETEIGLLGTSANITAMGLLGTSANVTAMSNVSGSISNVNTVASNLTSVNDFADKYRIGSSDPSSNNDEGDLFYNTGSNTLKVYTGSAWEQGVTAGSGFLPLSGGGLTGNITFSGSQTVDGRDLSVDGAKLDGIEASATADQTAAQIKTAYESNSDTNAFTDADHTKLDGIEASATADQTASEILTAVKTVDGASSGLDADLLDGQEGSYYLNANNFSNMPSGYSGWTVSDGSNSESIADGNTLTFSGATYDTSNNTVTITSQTANDFTDADHTKLDGIEASADVTDTANVTSAGAAMLSGATFTGAVTLTNAAPQVRLKDTDVNRQLDVTYGTRAVNFDNEMASGEDIDTVQPWTAFRFIDDSETREVLRVDTAKVTVNKPIEMGSQSVKFGSSKWAIVLDGNDLDFQYNGTTVFKLASNGAVTSANDITAFGSP, translated from the coding sequence ATGGCAGATACATCATTCTTTGGTGCTACCGGAACCACGGCAAGCACACAGAACACAATACAAACATCTGTAGATGCGGCGGCGGCTTCAGCTTCTGCCGCCACTACAGCACAAATTGTAGCCCAAGCGGCTCGTGACACTGCTTTAAGTCACAAAAACGCGGCGGCAACATCTGAAACCAATGCGGCGGCTTCGGCTGTCACAGCTAATCAAAACGCGGCAAACACTACAGCAGTAGCGAATATCGCTAGTGATGTGACCGCAGTAGCTGGGAAAGCAACCCAAGTTGGTCTTCTAGGTACGTCAGATGCTATTGCTGATATGAACACGCTAGGCACAAGCGCAATCGTAGCTGATATGGGTGCACTAGCTGATCGCGTATCACAAATGGCTTTGCTTGGAACAAGTGATGCAGTGGCTGATATGAATACATTAGGCACAAGCGCAATCGTAGCTGACATGGACGCACTTGCTGACCGTGTATCGCAAATGGACTTGCTTGGGACATCAGACGCTGTTTCAGACATGAATACACTTGGAACAAGTGATGTTGTGAGTGACATGAACACGCTAGGCACATCATCCAATGTAACGAACATGAATACACTAGCTGGGATCGCATCAAACATTACGACAACGGCAGGGATAGCTTCGGCAGTATCAAGCGTTGCGGCTGATGCAACTGATATTGGTGCAGTAGCTGGTAAGGAAACCGAAATAGGATTGCTTGGTACATCAGCAAACATCACGGCTATGGGCTTGCTTGGCACTTCAGCCAATGTGACAGCAATGTCTAATGTGAGTGGGTCGATTAGCAACGTGAACACAGTTGCGTCAAACCTGACTTCAGTTAACGACTTTGCTGACAAGTACAGAATTGGATCATCTGACCCATCGTCTAATAATGATGAAGGCGATCTGTTCTATAATACAGGATCAAACACACTAAAGGTGTACACTGGTTCTGCTTGGGAGCAGGGCGTGACGGCTGGGTCTGGCTTCTTACCGCTCTCAGGCGGTGGTCTAACTGGCAACATCACATTTAGCGGAAGTCAGACTGTTGATGGACGTGATCTATCTGTGGATGGTGCAAAGCTGGATGGCATTGAGGCTTCAGCTACGGCTGACCAGACTGCGGCTCAGATTAAGACAGCTTATGAAAGCAACAGTGATACAAACGCATTTACAGATGCTGATCACACTAAACTGGACGGTATCGAAGCAAGTGCCACGGCAGACCAGACAGCCAGTGAGATACTTACCGCAGTCAAAACTGTAGATGGAGCATCGTCTGGTCTGGACGCTGATTTGCTTGATGGTCAGGAAGGTAGTTATTACCTTAATGCAAACAACTTTAGCAATATGCCTAGTGGGTACTCAGGTTGGACTGTCAGTGATGGGAGCAACTCTGAAAGTATAGCTGATGGAAACACGCTGACTTTCAGTGGTGCTACATATGACACGTCAAACAACACAGTTACTATTACCTCACAAACAGCCAATGACTTTACTGATGCTGACCACACCAAGCTAGACGGCATTGAAGCATCAGCAGATGTAACAGATACAGCAAACGTAACATCGGCTGGTGCGGCTATGTTATCTGGCGCAACTTTTACTGGCGCAGTAACACTTACAAACGCGGCTCCTCAAGTACGATTGAAAGACACAGATGTGAACCGTCAACTAGATGTCACATATGGAACGCGAGCCGTTAATTTCGACAACGAAATGGCAAGCGGCGAGGACATAGACACAGTTCAACCGTGGACAGCTTTTAGGTTCATAGACGACTCTGAAACACGCGAAGTGTTGAGGGTTGATACAGCCAAGGTAACTGTGAACAAGCCAATAGAAATGGGTTCTCAATCAGTCAAGTTTGGTTCAAGTAAATGGGCAATCGTTCTGGATGGTAATGACCTAGACTTTCAGTACAACGGAACAACTGTGTTCAAACTAGCTAGCAATGGCGCAGTGACATCAGCAAATGACATTACAGCCTTTGGATCACCATAA
- a CDS encoding phage adaptor protein — protein MNYGDLKTHFQDVLNRSDITSDLTTRFIDQGIARIQRQLRTPMSERVLEIAISSQTATMTLPSDFLEIISLYHSSNELERVSMRRFRELNDNNHSGKPIYFARQAEKIHLYPQPTDGTLVLYYHGEFPSLSADSDFNALTKAASDLVIYAGLTYASDYYLDQRAELFEQKFNQFLTEIQEQANDQELQGGTQSVLPSYRYDEE, from the coding sequence ATGAACTATGGCGACCTAAAAACCCATTTCCAAGATGTGCTTAATAGAAGCGATATCACATCTGATTTGACTACTCGTTTCATCGATCAAGGGATCGCCAGAATTCAGCGGCAGCTACGAACTCCAATGTCTGAACGTGTGCTTGAGATTGCTATAAGCAGTCAAACAGCAACCATGACGCTCCCATCTGATTTCCTAGAAATCATCAGTCTGTATCACAGCTCCAATGAACTGGAGCGTGTATCGATGCGACGGTTTCGTGAATTAAACGACAACAACCACAGCGGAAAACCTATCTACTTCGCTAGACAAGCAGAAAAGATACATCTGTATCCCCAGCCAACTGATGGAACACTGGTTCTATATTATCACGGCGAGTTTCCGTCTTTGTCGGCTGATAGTGATTTCAACGCCCTTACCAAAGCGGCATCAGATTTGGTGATTTACGCTGGCTTAACCTACGCCTCAGACTACTACCTAGATCAACGTGCTGAACTATTCGAACAGAAGTTCAATCAGTTCCTGACTGAAATCCAAGAACAGGCAAACGACCAAGAATTGCAAGGCGGAACTCAATCCGTTCTTCCCAGCTACAGATATGATGAAGAGTAA
- a CDS encoding SU10 major capsid protein yields MATFTSYNTIGAAEDVSDIISNITPSDCPMYTMIKPTKVSDRVYEYMEDTLASAADNKAVEGADPSMATLSPTTMRTGTTQILTKAFQVSATADAIKTFGRAKETAFLLVA; encoded by the coding sequence ATGGCCACTTTTACTTCATACAACACCATCGGAGCCGCTGAAGACGTCAGCGACATCATTTCGAATATCACTCCGTCGGATTGTCCCATGTACACCATGATCAAACCTACTAAGGTTTCAGATCGTGTGTACGAATACATGGAAGATACCCTCGCAAGTGCGGCGGACAACAAAGCCGTCGAAGGTGCAGACCCATCAATGGCAACTCTGTCACCAACAACCATGCGTACTGGTACAACCCAAATTCTGACCAAAGCCTTCCAAGTATCAGCAACAGCGGACGCCATAAAAACTTTTGGCCGTGCCAAAGAAACTGCGTTCCTACTGGTAGCGTAG
- a CDS encoding portal protein, with amino-acid sequence MTKEYQKLDDSEIIKLVEDNIKTSVGYYDSQLSRERKKVQDYYQAKLPKPAHDGNSKYVSQDVYNAVQSMQAALLETFAAGNRIVKFAPQGPEDVQLAAVCSNYTDFVLFRQNDGFNVFSTVIHDGLMARVGCAKVFWSQSEEIDEEEFESITQDQLDMLLAQDDVDLIDSSTDDVGMVSGTIGVTRDTSQVVIETIPPEELIVEAQCKSLEESTFSAHRTRKTLSELREMYPDSDKLDDIGDHEDVEMETDPEILARHDGVSENRGFSSHGYQDQVRHILCYEAYIMLDVEGSGIAKLHKVTKAGNVLLDIEEVKRRPFVTFCPLPIPHAFYGSNFAEKLCATQNARTVLTRSILDHAMITNNPRYMVVKGGLSNPRELIDNRVGGLVNVSRPDAISAMPQAPLNPFVFQTLQQLDQDLEDNTGVSRLSQGLNKDAISKQNSAAMVEQLATMSQQRQKILARHFAQFVKSLFHEIYRLVVENEDQQKIVEISGAYVEVDPRSWSDKRDVMVELKLGYGEQDAEAQKMLALHTLFSQDPNIQPMYGMENRFAMLKKILEQQGILNVEEFLTPPQMLQPPQPDPAAEMQAQMAMKQMELQERQTAVAETKATTDQAVAFAKLELEREKATASHALQSDNMDLKEEQFTHKQRIDEAELQVLQRTDDVRGIASPTG; translated from the coding sequence ATGACAAAAGAATATCAAAAGCTAGATGATAGCGAAATCATCAAGCTGGTTGAGGATAATATCAAGACTTCGGTTGGATACTACGACAGCCAGCTATCCAGAGAACGCAAGAAAGTTCAGGATTACTATCAGGCCAAACTGCCAAAGCCAGCTCACGACGGAAACTCAAAGTATGTATCTCAGGATGTCTATAATGCTGTCCAGTCGATGCAAGCGGCACTTCTTGAGACCTTCGCCGCTGGAAACCGCATAGTTAAGTTTGCCCCACAAGGACCAGAAGACGTCCAATTGGCCGCTGTATGCTCAAATTATACAGACTTCGTGTTGTTCCGTCAGAATGACGGTTTCAATGTGTTTTCGACAGTCATCCATGACGGCCTTATGGCCAGAGTAGGATGTGCAAAAGTATTCTGGAGCCAGAGTGAAGAAATCGACGAAGAAGAGTTTGAGTCCATCACTCAAGACCAGCTTGATATGCTATTGGCTCAAGACGATGTCGATCTTATAGACAGCTCCACTGACGATGTGGGAATGGTGTCCGGCACAATAGGTGTGACAAGAGACACATCACAAGTTGTCATTGAGACCATCCCACCAGAAGAGCTGATCGTCGAAGCCCAATGCAAATCTTTGGAAGAAAGTACATTCTCAGCCCATAGAACACGCAAGACTTTAAGCGAATTGCGCGAGATGTACCCAGACTCAGACAAGCTTGACGACATTGGTGACCATGAAGATGTCGAAATGGAAACCGACCCCGAAATCCTAGCTAGACACGATGGTGTCAGTGAAAATAGAGGTTTCTCAAGCCACGGATATCAAGATCAAGTAAGGCATATCCTCTGCTATGAGGCTTATATCATGCTTGATGTTGAGGGCAGCGGAATAGCCAAACTTCATAAAGTGACAAAGGCCGGAAACGTTCTATTGGACATTGAAGAAGTGAAAAGACGTCCATTCGTGACCTTTTGCCCATTGCCTATCCCACATGCTTTCTATGGTTCAAACTTTGCGGAGAAACTGTGCGCGACCCAAAACGCCCGAACTGTCCTTACACGCTCAATTCTAGATCACGCCATGATCACCAACAATCCAAGATACATGGTGGTCAAAGGTGGACTTTCAAACCCACGAGAGTTGATCGACAATCGGGTAGGCGGACTGGTCAATGTATCACGTCCGGACGCCATCTCAGCAATGCCACAAGCTCCACTGAACCCATTCGTGTTCCAGACGCTTCAGCAACTTGATCAGGACTTGGAAGACAATACAGGCGTATCACGCTTGTCTCAGGGACTGAACAAAGACGCAATCTCAAAGCAAAACAGTGCGGCTATGGTTGAGCAATTAGCCACCATGAGTCAGCAACGCCAGAAGATACTGGCACGACACTTTGCCCAATTCGTCAAATCGCTATTCCATGAAATCTATCGACTTGTCGTGGAAAACGAAGACCAACAAAAGATTGTTGAGATATCTGGCGCATATGTTGAAGTTGATCCACGTTCTTGGTCAGACAAAAGGGACGTGATGGTTGAGCTGAAACTAGGGTATGGCGAACAGGATGCAGAAGCCCAGAAGATGCTGGCACTCCATACGCTCTTCAGCCAAGACCCGAATATCCAGCCAATGTACGGCATGGAAAATCGCTTTGCGATGCTCAAGAAAATTCTGGAACAACAAGGCATATTGAATGTCGAAGAGTTCCTGACGCCACCACAGATGCTCCAGCCCCCACAGCCAGACCCAGCCGCAGAAATGCAAGCTCAGATGGCTATGAAGCAAATGGAACTTCAAGAGCGTCAAACCGCAGTTGCAGAAACCAAAGCAACTACAGATCAAGCAGTTGCCTTCGCCAAGCTAGAACTTGAACGCGAGAAAGCAACAGCAAGTCATGCTCTCCAGTCCGACAATATGGATTTGAAGGAAGAGCAGTTCACACACAAACAGCGCATTGACGAAGCTGAACTACAGGTTCTTCAGCGCACTGATGATGTCCGTGGGATAGCAAGCCCAACCGGATAA
- a CDS encoding lytic transglycosylase domain-containing protein, giving the protein MSNLGILNDSSIPMPILLDAIQFSETGHLSPDKARVAVSKKDAIGTMQFLRKNLHDMGYGMPRNISVEDVQDPTKARQLAGKYITGYTNHHQFRTPLEQMVAYNWGPDNAKNWISEGSDISKLPKETRDYISRAASFLQTAQTGNNEMTMNNDGYGLMRQLGYSEAQIADAKRRGVPAEYFDAVSGFNKTNASTQPALDMTTRNQPVTTNQVETPLPILSTRQNAVASQPSNNPTAILSRASNTPSGTVSDNSPSIISRIGNAVVGTANASDINTNQVQEPFVREPILDAGLQTVSAYSGPITGNRRDKSMMAMPSDKIGLNEAMIRIGGNILGASRDGGMAALNAGTNTFGDIQDYNRTMALEAYDRSLDASATNAADTNEAIMQVSKYDETLDNFEKASGFFGAGQPGLTGLVQGTIGSFWDRTVGDSDKAAKRLLLERLRVDDLLLRIAQTKGAISNKEMEIFAQPAPKMTDDDGLWERWIDQRIEAIRTVRNNLAAINQLPSRQGSSGGSVSPNAAAVPITDAQQDLLNKYK; this is encoded by the coding sequence ATGAGCAACCTCGGTATCCTTAATGACTCATCGATACCAATGCCCATACTTCTGGATGCGATCCAGTTTTCTGAAACAGGACATTTAAGTCCTGACAAAGCTAGGGTCGCAGTTAGCAAAAAAGACGCTATCGGGACTATGCAATTCTTGCGTAAGAACCTTCACGATATGGGTTACGGTATGCCCCGCAACATATCCGTCGAAGATGTACAAGACCCAACAAAAGCTAGACAACTAGCTGGCAAATACATCACCGGATATACAAATCACCATCAGTTCAGGACTCCATTGGAGCAAATGGTCGCCTACAATTGGGGACCTGATAATGCGAAAAACTGGATATCTGAAGGTTCTGACATAAGCAAACTGCCCAAAGAAACTCGCGACTATATCTCAAGAGCGGCTTCTTTTCTTCAGACAGCACAAACAGGAAATAACGAAATGACCATGAACAACGATGGCTATGGCTTGATGCGTCAGCTTGGATATAGCGAAGCGCAGATCGCTGATGCAAAGCGAAGAGGCGTTCCGGCGGAATACTTTGACGCTGTCTCTGGCTTTAATAAGACAAATGCTTCAACCCAGCCAGCTTTGGACATGACTACAAGAAATCAGCCAGTCACAACCAATCAAGTTGAAACCCCTTTGCCAATTCTGTCCACTAGACAAAATGCAGTGGCGTCACAGCCTTCAAATAACCCAACCGCTATTTTATCGAGGGCTTCAAACACACCAAGTGGAACCGTCTCTGACAACTCACCATCTATTATATCTCGCATTGGCAATGCCGTAGTTGGTACAGCAAATGCTAGCGATATAAACACAAATCAGGTTCAAGAACCATTTGTCAGAGAACCAATCCTAGATGCTGGTCTCCAGACTGTATCTGCATATTCAGGTCCTATAACTGGAAACCGTCGTGACAAAAGCATGATGGCCATGCCATCTGATAAAATCGGACTGAATGAAGCTATGATCAGGATTGGTGGCAATATATTAGGCGCATCTCGCGATGGTGGTATGGCGGCATTGAATGCTGGAACAAACACCTTTGGCGACATTCAAGATTACAATCGAACTATGGCACTAGAAGCCTATGACAGGTCTTTAGATGCCAGTGCCACAAATGCCGCAGATACTAATGAAGCTATCATGCAAGTCTCCAAATATGACGAGACACTGGATAACTTTGAAAAAGCATCTGGCTTCTTTGGCGCAGGGCAACCCGGATTGACCGGATTGGTGCAAGGCACAATAGGCTCATTCTGGGACAGAACAGTCGGTGATAGCGATAAAGCCGCAAAACGTTTGCTTCTGGAACGTCTGCGTGTAGACGATTTGTTGTTGAGGATCGCACAGACCAAAGGTGCAATCTCAAACAAAGAGATGGAAATCTTCGCACAGCCAGCTCCTAAGATGACTGACGATGACGGTCTGTGGGAACGCTGGATCGATCAGAGAATTGAAGCAATACGAACAGTCAGAAACAACCTAGCCGCTATCAACCAACTGCCTTCAAGGCAGGGTTCAAGTGGTGGTTCAGTGAGTCCAAATGCAGCTGCCGTACCAATTACTGATGCACAACAGGACTTGCTCAACAAGTACAAATAG
- a CDS encoding phage tail protein gives MALETGVYIDSLNANNPVATDGISQADDHLRLIKSTVKSSFPSVAGAVNATHTEINTACDGSTSATSTTLVDADRVVVNDNGTMVQTAMSDVKTYMESNLNITASNIATNAVTASELADNAVDTAAIADGSITAAKLASGAVGGTGFFAGMVMPYGGNTAPTGWLMMYGQAISRTTYADLFQAIGTTYGAGDGTNSFNVPDLRGRTIAGQDDMGGGGSANRLTSPINGDTLGATGGSESHTLSEAELPAHTHGGGGTISIPVGENNTQPNNVSGLVSVTSSGNPATYTVSGTSGSVGSGTAHNNVQPTIILNYIIKT, from the coding sequence ATGGCACTAGAAACCGGAGTCTATATAGATAGCCTCAACGCCAATAACCCAGTGGCAACTGATGGCATCAGTCAAGCAGATGACCATTTGCGCTTAATCAAATCTACCGTCAAATCCTCATTCCCATCAGTAGCTGGCGCAGTCAATGCGACGCACACGGAAATTAATACGGCTTGTGACGGATCAACTTCAGCCACTTCAACCACTCTGGTTGATGCTGACAGGGTTGTAGTAAACGACAACGGAACAATGGTTCAGACCGCGATGTCTGACGTAAAAACCTACATGGAAAGCAATCTGAATATCACTGCTTCCAACATTGCTACCAATGCTGTCACCGCCAGTGAACTAGCAGACAATGCGGTAGATACTGCCGCTATCGCGGATGGTTCCATAACAGCCGCAAAGCTGGCTTCAGGGGCTGTAGGCGGCACTGGTTTCTTCGCTGGTATGGTTATGCCATATGGCGGCAACACCGCCCCAACTGGGTGGCTGATGATGTATGGTCAAGCCATATCAAGAACAACCTACGCTGACCTATTCCAAGCAATTGGCACAACATACGGTGCTGGTGATGGAACCAATTCGTTCAACGTCCCCGACCTACGCGGAAGAACAATCGCTGGTCAAGATGACATGGGCGGAGGTGGTTCAGCCAACCGACTTACATCACCAATCAACGGCGATACTTTAGGTGCGACAGGCGGCTCAGAGAGCCACACGCTATCTGAAGCTGAACTACCAGCACACACGCATGGCGGTGGTGGTACTATCAGTATTCCTGTTGGAGAGAACAACACACAGCCAAACAATGTATCTGGACTTGTTTCTGTTACTTCATCAGGAAACCCAGCAACATATACAGTCTCAGGAACTTCAGGCTCTGTCGGTTCAGGCACAGCCCATAACAACGTACAGCCAACCATTATTCTAAACTACATCATCAAGACATAA
- the thyX gene encoding FAD-dependent thymidylate synthase, with translation MDVNLIEHMGSDLTVVNAARVSFAKESEDLDDKDEKLIGYLAKHNHWSPFAHAFLQFRIKAPIFVARQLVKHQVGLSWNEVSRRYVDSDPEFYNPTVWRGRPQDSKQGSSGEIDDQNTAKMILEQTNLLAFKNYKSLIDAGVAPEMARVILPQTMMTEWFWSGSLHAFGRICKQRLDPHTQEETQIIANGINEHCERLFPVSWRALMSV, from the coding sequence ATGGACGTTAATCTGATCGAACACATGGGTTCCGACCTCACCGTTGTGAATGCCGCTCGTGTGTCTTTCGCAAAGGAAAGCGAAGACCTCGATGACAAAGACGAAAAGCTGATCGGATATCTGGCCAAGCACAACCACTGGTCACCATTCGCCCATGCTTTTCTTCAGTTCCGCATCAAAGCCCCAATCTTTGTTGCGCGACAGCTCGTCAAACATCAGGTTGGATTGTCTTGGAACGAAGTATCACGTCGATATGTCGATAGTGATCCTGAATTCTACAATCCGACTGTCTGGCGAGGAAGACCCCAAGACAGCAAGCAAGGCTCTTCTGGTGAAATAGATGACCAGAATACAGCCAAGATGATCTTGGAACAAACCAACCTACTGGCCTTCAAGAATTACAAATCGCTTATCGATGCGGGTGTAGCCCCAGAGATGGCTCGTGTAATTCTGCCACAAACCATGATGACTGAATGGTTCTGGTCAGGTTCGCTTCATGCCTTCGGCAGAATATGCAAGCAACGCCTTGACCCGCATACACAAGAAGAAACCCAAATCATAGCAAACGGTATCAACGAGCATTGTGAACGATTGTTCCCAGTGTCTTGGAGAGCATTGATGTCTGTTTGA
- a CDS encoding adenosylcobalamin-dependent ribonucleoside-diphosphate reductase, whose product MSSKKHNQHYGPSLPLSEEIDTIKYRQTGEDFYSKIVRIADSLKDSSEHFEDFKDVLRNMRFLPAGRVQNAMGAARQTTAFNCFVSGVIGDSMESIMQRATEAAETMRRGGGIGYDFSRLRPRGDRIKSLESKSSGPVSFMGIFDSVCQTIASSGHRRGAQMGVLRIDHPDIEQFLTAKHNSDKLTGFNISIGVTDEFMMHLQQGKPFPLKYDGRTYKEVDPEALWDMVMRSTWDWAEPGVLFIDQINRLNNLWYCETIEATNPCGEQPLPAYGACLLGSFNLVKYVNMEEKMFNLDQFEADIRTVVRAMDNVIDRTIYPLPEQEAEAKAKRRMGLGVTALANAGEMLGLPYGSPEFMDFTETTLKALRDYAYDTSADLAHEKGAFPLFDPVKYPQGEFIQQLPKDIQEKIGAYGIRNSHLTSIAPTGTISLTADNVSSGIEPPFSLYYDRTIQQFDGHQIERVEDYAFTQGVSGRTANEISAEEHLSVLAMAQQYVDSACSKTCNVGDDVSYDDFKNLYMKAWLSGCKGITTFRAAGLRYGILNEVKPADNDNQPKAEACFIDPESGQKECG is encoded by the coding sequence ATGAGTAGCAAAAAGCACAATCAACACTACGGTCCTTCGCTTCCATTATCGGAAGAGATAGACACCATCAAATATCGTCAGACTGGCGAAGACTTCTATTCAAAAATCGTGCGTATAGCGGACAGCCTGAAGGATAGTTCAGAGCATTTCGAAGACTTCAAGGATGTCCTTCGGAATATGCGCTTTTTACCAGCCGGACGAGTACAGAATGCAATGGGAGCCGCAAGACAGACAACAGCTTTTAACTGCTTTGTCAGCGGTGTCATTGGTGACTCAATGGAAAGTATCATGCAACGAGCAACGGAAGCCGCAGAAACCATGCGGCGCGGCGGCGGCATAGGATACGATTTCTCACGTTTACGGCCACGAGGCGACAGGATCAAAAGCCTTGAAAGCAAGTCATCAGGACCAGTCAGCTTCATGGGTATCTTTGACAGCGTATGTCAGACCATAGCCAGCTCCGGTCACAGACGTGGGGCACAGATGGGTGTCCTCAGAATTGACCATCCAGACATCGAGCAGTTCCTGACTGCAAAGCACAACTCTGACAAGCTGACTGGTTTCAACATCAGCATAGGTGTGACTGATGAATTCATGATGCACCTACAGCAAGGCAAACCATTCCCACTCAAGTACGATGGTCGAACCTACAAGGAAGTCGATCCAGAAGCATTATGGGACATGGTCATGCGTTCTACATGGGATTGGGCTGAACCAGGGGTTCTGTTCATCGATCAAATCAACCGACTGAACAATCTTTGGTATTGCGAGACAATTGAAGCTACCAATCCATGCGGTGAACAACCATTGCCAGCCTATGGCGCATGTTTGCTTGGGTCTTTCAACCTAGTCAAATACGTCAACATGGAAGAAAAGATGTTCAACCTTGACCAGTTTGAGGCTGACATCCGCACAGTGGTTCGTGCAATGGACAACGTCATTGACCGCACCATATACCCGCTTCCAGAACAGGAAGCAGAAGCAAAAGCCAAAAGACGCATGGGTCTTGGTGTGACTGCACTAGCCAATGCTGGCGAGATGCTTGGTCTTCCATATGGATCACCAGAGTTCATGGATTTTACCGAAACCACACTGAAGGCTCTGCGCGATTATGCTTATGATACATCGGCTGATCTGGCACATGAGAAGGGGGCTTTCCCGCTTTTCGACCCAGTGAAGTATCCTCAAGGCGAATTCATCCAACAGCTACCAAAAGACATTCAGGAAAAGATTGGTGCCTATGGCATTAGAAACTCACACCTGACTTCGATAGCTCCAACTGGAACGATCTCGCTTACGGCTGACAACGTCAGCTCTGGGATTGAGCCACCATTCAGTCTTTACTATGACCGGACAATCCAACAGTTCGACGGTCACCAGATTGAACGTGTGGAAGACTATGCCTTCACACAAGGTGTATCAGGCCGGACAGCCAACGAAATATCGGCTGAAGAGCATCTGTCTGTCTTGGCTATGGCACAGCAATATGTGGACAGCGCATGTTCAAAGACATGCAATGTTGGCGATGATGTTTCCTACGACGATTTCAAAAACCTATACATGAAAGCGTGGCTGTCAGGGTGCAAAGGCATCACAACCTTTAGGGCTGCCGGATTAAGATACGGCATTCTGAATGAGGTGAAACCAGCCGACAACGACAATCAACCAAAGGCTGAAGCTTGCTTCATCGACCCAGAAAGTGGGCAGAAGGAGTGCGGCTGA